The genomic region gttgtgggcagggaatgtgtctaccaactctgatttacTGTACTGTCCAaatcacttggcacagtgctctgcactcagtaagcgctcaataaatgcgatggactgACTGAAGTTGAAGTGTGCGTCTCACTCCCCCTGAAAATGTGGGGCCATAGTCCAGAACACACAAAGATTAGACCTTGTTGGAGTGTCATGTTTTGCAACACCTGGCCAAGTTTGGGCGTATCGGGAAAGTAAAATGTgaaatattgagcacttcctctgtgcagagcattgtatgaagaGCTTGGGAGTACCCAGAATTAGCAGGCCCGATCCTTGGGtcatggagaggatggggaggtggtgAAGTACCCAAGGTGAACTTGGGGTGAGGGGCAGCGGAAGGAACTAGGacagggaaatgagagattaatccaaGGCTTACTTTTCTATTGGATCCAAAACACTAATAAGATTTTCATCTCCAATAGCTACACCACTTGAAAAAATTACTAAACGCCTTCAAAATTGTcctatcatatatatcatataaatatcatatttatatttatgttgccatcttgtacttcccaagcgcttagtacagtgctctgcacacagtaagtgctcaataaatatgattgattgattgattgatcaatcctccTCAATCACTACCTAAAAAATGAAATTTGGTTAAATACCTAGAACACTGAATTGGTGTTGCACACCACTAATAGCCACAATTCTAAGGCGGAAAAATCCAGCCAACATTTGCAGCAAGGAAAATTCCTTCAGAAACTGCCTGTGGAATGCTACCAATGCCAATCATCGGACCCTTAGGCCCGTGGCTGATCTGATGTTTCCACCACTGGGAAAAGGTTGTTGAAACAcatgatgggaagcagtgtggcctagtggatatagagcacgggcctgcgaatcaggggacctgagttctaatcccggctctgccacttgtctgctgtgggacctcgggccagtcacttcacttccctgggcctcagctaacccatctgtaaaatggggactcaatacctgttctccctccttcttagactgggagccccacgtgggaattgttcatcttgtaatctaccccagtacagtgcttggcacacagtaggcacttaacgaataccacagttacaacatctctctctttagactgtgagccccatgtgggacagggactgtgtccaacctgaatatcttgtatctatcccagggcttaatacagtgcttggcacgtagtaagcacttaaaaaccaccataattatcattattatgtggtatttcatttttaaagattGACGTGACAATCCTGCAAAATATCGATACTTGGAAAACGGCTCTCTAGGGACGATTTCTGATCATCCCACCAGCTGGTGTCTTACAACCAAATGGAAAATATATTGTGACCTTACAGACAggcaatattaaaaaaaaaaagcaccctaTCTTTTCTCAGTGTTTCTAAAGCTTGGTCACATTTTCATGCAACAAGAAGTGCCACTGTTCGCTTCAATGCGGTTGTCTGTAGGCAAATGTCAAACTCCTTTAGAAAAGACCATGATTTTGACCTGTGTTTGTAGTACCATGCTCTCACTAATCCCACTCTCAGGATGTTTCCTAAACTTGAGGTGTTCAAATGGGTTTACAAAACAACTTCCTCCACAATAATTTTCATCTTGGCAGGTGAAAAGAATTAAGATGGCATAAAATATAGCAATTCAGAGGTAAATAACTGAGGTGTTTACTAGCTTAGGCTTAACTGAAAGACACTTTCTACAGACCATCAATATTATGAAATTATGAATTGCTCTTATGCATGATGTTACGCTGGAAACCATAAACTTAGCTCTAAATTTGTTTCACCTGGCAGAAAATCTTGTGCCATTTGAAGCTGAACCCGATGATGTGACATAGACACTGCTGATTGATCCCTGAGCCATTTCTGGAAAGAAACAAAAATTACCGATTTTTGAAGCACATCCAAAAAATCAAAGCCATCAAAACAGGAAAATGCAGAAAAGGGCCGAGAAACTTGTAGAGGAGAAGTCGGAGAAGAGAGTAAATAACTGTCAAAATAGCCTAAGAATTATACAGAAGGTCACTCCCTCTACTTGGATTAAAACAAAAATGTAACAGAGCAAAACAAATTCAGGTTAAAATTTCAGGAGAGCAGACAGGACAAATGGTTTCCGAACAAAGTGACAGAATCTCCTTCTTTGAAGAATTCAAGAGATTCTTGGAACTGCTACTGTGAACCAACACCGACAAGAAGCTAAGGCTATAAAATACCCCCCATCATCAGGTTTGTCGTAGATTCCCTTCTAGCCCAAAGACTCTAAGAGCCCATTCAGTGTAATCTTTTGAAGCAGTATGGAATTTCAAACAGTCACCTCTTAAAGGGACTAGCTGAAATCTATACACTTAAAATTGTTTATTACCGCTCAGACAACAGGGTAAAACTCCCAGCACAGCTCTCGGAGTGAAAAGCAGCTGAATACCTTCAAACTACAAAAATAAAGGACAAGAAATCTTCCTAATGTTTATGCTGCAGTTCAAATCGTGTAGTTTACCCTAGGAAAGGGACATTAGTCTATGAGGTCATTGCTCAAAAAGTAAACGCAGATAGAAAATGATTCCACGTAGCTATTTTCTTTCTACCTGCCAGAGCTAATTGGCTACATCACCCATTATAGAGGACTTCAATTTAGCGACAGACGACTTACCCAGAAGAGgagcctttgtgggcagggaatgtgtctgttcattgttgtattgtactctccccagcgcttagtacagtgctctgcacacagtaagccctcaataaatatggatgaatgaatgaatggaagaattcGGTTTGAGAAGCTTCCATGAATGAGATGGGAGCACAGAAAAGATGGAAGTAGGTAAAAGcaggaagcagtgtaacctagggggaaaaaaagtaccaggctggaagtcagaagacctgggttctaatcccggttctgcgacgggtctgctgggtgcccttgggcaaggcacttcacttctctgaataggattaaatcctattcctttctatttagactgtttATGTATTATTTCAATGCAAGAAAAAGCCAGTAAATCAAGTGATGGGTTCCacctcatttttaaaaggaagcagcatggcctcgtgaaaagagcacaggcctggaaatcagaaaacccaggttctaatcccagctccacctcatgtctgttgtgtgaccttaggcaagccagttaatttctctgtccctcagttaccttatctgcaaaatggggattaaacacctgttctccctcctactgagccccacgtgggacttggactgtgtccaacgtgaatagcttgtatctgccccaatgcttagtacagtgactggcacgcagtaagtgcttaccgccagaaaaagggaaaagaaaaagaaagaaagaaaaagaccaGCTATCTTACAAGACAGTATCAAGTGGTCATTCTGTTACCTCGTTCGGACTAACCTGTCACATAAGGTTCCAGAGCTTTAGGTACCAAACTCCTCGCGGTTTTTAGGTCCTCCGCAGAACAACTTCCAGATTCTAGCCCACAAGCCATTCCCATCCGCTTTAATACTTCTATATCATCGTGGATTTCAAATGTGTTGTCAAAGTTAAATAGATATTCAAATCTGCAAGGGAGAAAGCTTACTGTTAAGAGTCTCCCCAGAACGCATACGCTCTAGGCCCCGAAACCCCATCCGCTTTAATACTTCTATATCACCGGGGATGTCAAATGTATGGTCAGAAAGTTAAAATATTCAAATCTGCAGGGAGAAAAGCTCACGGTTAAGATTCTCCCCACAAAAGCAAGCACTGGAGGCCCTGAAGTCCCAGGCTCTGGCTTGCCTTTGGGGGCCTGGCCCTACTCCTAAACAGCTCCACTTTACCTCAGAATCTGGAGCTGGGTATCTCGAGGAGACTCCGAAAAATAGCAGGGCGGTAAAGAACCGGACTGAACCACTGAGAGGGCCCCATGAGTTCTTAGAAAGCAGAGTCACTGGGGTGGAGGCCCTGCTTCAGTCATGCTCTGAGGTGGTCCCTTCCCCTAGCCCGGCCCTGTTCAAGAGATTTCTTATTCTCTTGATCACTGAAAACGACCCGACTCTCACTTCCCAATGATaatcctcattgtgggcagggaatgtgtctgttcactgttataagtgcttaatacggtgctctgcacacagtaagtgctcaatatgactgaatgaataatccaagtAATTATTCCAAGGGATGGAAAATCAAAACAGGCATGAAATGATTTACAATCAATAATGCTATTGTAAATCAATGAACAAAAGCCAGGGATATTTTGCCTTAACCATGCCTTCTAGGGGATTTCTTCACTCAGGGccgacaatcaatggtatttattgagcacttactgggtacggTGCACtgtgttgtaagtgcttgggagagtacaacagagctcactgacacattccctgcccacagtgagtttacagtctagaataggagacagacattaacacctgaggcagtgtggcctactggaaaagagcccgggcccgggagtcagaaagacctgggttctaatctctcctctgccacttgtctgctgtgggacatttGACAAATCAGTAAACTTTCCGGGGCCaaggttgcctcgtctgtaaaatggggattaagactgtgagccacttgaggggacatttactcatattaatgtctgtaatcTCATTGTTAAATTAGACtgcaatctcactgtgggcagggaatgtatctgttcatctttttgtactctcccaagcgctttgtatagtgctctgcagacagtgagcactcaatcaataccactgaatgtataaatgaatgaaagacagggactgtgtccaaccggattagcttgtacttaccccagcacaaagtaagtgcttaacaaataccataaaaaacaaaaaacaaaacttgaACAAATGGAAAAATGTTCCCCCTCAAACAACCTACTTGTCGTTAGAAATACTGCAGTCGATGACCGTCTTCTTGCTGGTGTTCACAATGATAAACGGGAGGtggataacagagttggaaggcggTGGTCTGCTTATTTGTTGCTCTGCCTGACGATTTCTCTCCACCAGATTTTTGAAGGCAATTTGCTGAAACAGAAAAGAGCACTGTTACATTACCTCAGATAAATGCCTTACTCTTGGGAGTACCAATAAGGCCTTGTGTTTTCCCTGTGTCTTGGTTTTAGATAGCTCAAAGCACTTTCCAGGCACCACTTCCCTGGAATAAACCACGACAGTCCTTGGGAGGCAATTCAGAAAAAGGGACCCGATTTCAGGACAGGAGAAGAGATTTTTGCAAAACACGCCCAAAAGCAGATTTGAAGGATTTCTAGTTCTGGTACACCAGGCTTCTGAGTCAGTTCTCTATGTCCGCTCATATGCCACCAAATGTTTCAAATATACCCAAACACgcctttttttaaaggtatttgttaagtgcttactatgtgccagattctgtactaggcactggagagaTAAAAgcttaatcaggtaggacagtccctgtcccacatggggctcacagtcttaatccccattttccagatgaaggaactgaggcacagggaagttaagtgatttgcctgtggtcaaaaagcagacaagtggcaggacaagaatccaggttctttggaCTTCCAGACCTAAGGCTGTATTGGCTAAGCTGCGCTGCTTCGTGTTTTAAACAGAACATGAACCAAACTTCTTAGAAGAGCTTCTGGGGCTCCAAGTTTACAAATACTTCCTGGATAAATAAACACTACAGAACTTTTAAAGGAGCTTTGTATGGAGAAGTCAATTGGTCAtttaaaatggcagagctggcttgGCTGCTGTGGGAAAAGCAGGAAGAGAAGTGAATGCAAAACTTTCCCATACAACCAAAATGCCAATCCTCCCTCACTGTCCCTCACATTTCTGGAAATGTTAGGAGACCTAGTCCTCTGGTTCAATACTGATAATGacgatgacaatgataataataataatgtatttgctaagtgcttactatgggccaagggtGGCTATAAGCAAATAAGGCAGGACACAGCcaatgccccgcatggggctcagtcttaatccccatttcccagatgagggaactgaagcccagagaagttgaagtgacttgcccaaggtcatccagcagacaagtggtagagctggaattagaatccaggtccttctgcctcccagcctgggctctacccactaggctacactgcttctctgctgtcatGGCCAAGGGTGAGACTGCAAAGGTGAGAATTAGTCGAGTAATAGTATTCAGAATACTCTTTTTAGTGATGGGAAAAAATACAGGTaagagtccctgcccctcaaaggGTACACAACCTAAGAATatgagatttgcaccctttattcaccccaccctcagtcctaaaacacttacatacatgtccgtaatttacttatattagtgtctgtctccccctctagaatataagctcactgtgggcggggaacgggtCTACGGACTCTAGTGTTCAATATTATGCAATCCACCAGTGTCCCAAAGGGAAAGATAATCTTGGAATAACCAGAGACAATGAAATGGTGGAAACAGTGTGAAATCATCTCTCTAGACAAAATGTGGGGGGGAAAAAATTTAGGAATTTGAGACAGGTAGCTGGGGGTCCTGCTGAGCAATTTTGTTACCAtaattttaataatcataataacggcacttaagtgcttaacaataatgatggtatttgttaagcgcttactatgtgccagtcaaaaTAGGAGAGTCAAAataagaaggagtaggatttaattcccaatttacagagggggaaactgagggcggaatgtatatatgtatatgtgtttgtacatatttattactctatttattttacttgtacatatttattctacttattttatttggtttatatgttttgttttgttgtctacctcccccttctagactgtgagcctgtcattgggtaggaaccgtctctctatgtctccaacttgtacttcccaagcgcttagtgcagtgctctgcaaacagtaagcgctcaataaatacgattgaatgaatgaatgaatgaatgaatggtttctaaTTGAAGCACGTCATGTAGACGCCCTTTCTGACAGGACCGAGCGAATTCAATCCGAAACTTTCAGTACTCGTCGGAGTGCTTACCTACAAACTCAAGCCATTATACCATGTCAGTTAAGGAAAAATAAATTGAGTCTCACACTGGACCTGATGAGTCCAAGAATGGAATgggctcttttctctcctctctccagaagCTTTGGGAGAATGATCCGAACCTTAAAAATCCATCaattcattgtgaacagggaatgcatctgttatattgtaataccggactctcccaagcgcttagtacagggctctgcacacactaagcactcagcagataagactgactgactgagatacCGGACTGAACGTATTATGATTTCCGGCTTCTCAAGACATCACTTGCAAGCACAGGGATTTTGATGCATTAGCAAAGTggagaaggaaaagacaaaaattaCCTTGCCCCCACAGAGAGAAGCACTTTATTACCTGGAGAATAAGTTCTTGAAGTTGAGACTGTTTTTGCTTTATTCTTTCAAGTCTTCGCTGTCTCTCTACCTTCAGAAATAAGCCACACACAAAGAAAAATACTCAGGGAAATTTGTTTAGGTAAAATAATAAATCTATGCCAAGTCCAACCTGGATCATTCCGAAAAAAAAAAATCGTAACATTTCCCCTTGTTTTTAGGTCTACAAAACGTTCTTCAGCTATTGTTTCCGATTTCTTTttttggagggaaggaaagaggggcacAATACGCATAAAATTGGAATCCATAACTTGACTTAATGCCACTAAAGTGATACAAGCCCACAGCCATTACTTCCTTTCATTCTCAACTCATATTGCAAAGTTTTCCTGTTAGAACTTCCTTTTTATTAAAAGGTCAGGTGAGGTAAATACAAATGCCACCAATAATAGCATTGAGGATTTCAAGTAGCAGCTTGAAAGTCATTTTTCAGTCCCCACGATTTACTTCAACCCTGAGGATGTAATCTAAGAGCATTTTTGTTACAAGTTACACCACAAAAGAGGATTCCAAACACAAGTTCTTCTTTAACGCACATGAACTTTATTAGCACTGCACATTCCCCCAAGCCCTGTGGCTGGTTTGGTAGAAAGGACCCGGCTCTGGGAATGAGAAATTGGGCCTTTGACCTGTAGCCTACCCCACGAATTACAAAGGGTTgggtaagctcggtgtgggcagggaatgtgtctgtttattgttatacagtactctcccaagcgcttagtacagtgttctacgcacagtaagcgctcaataaatacgaaggaatgCTTCGGCACAGGGCTGGGGTCACCCTGGCCATAAATGAGCGACGATGCTTGCTGATGTGCTGCCCTTCCACCCGCCCACCCACTCTGAATTTTGGGCCGGGGCAGGAGTGccaaagaagcagcagagcctagtgttaagtccctgggcctcagcgggcataggacctgggttccaatcctggctctgccacctgcttgctacgtgacctggggcaagtcactttgctgggcctcagtttccccggctgtaaaatggggattaaatcctatttccccctacttagactgagcatcctgtgcaggacagggactgggttcaacctcgtatctaccccagtgattggaaCAAGGCTTGACagatagcactgaacaaatatcagaaaaacaaaactcgttgtgggcggcgaacgtgtctgtttattgctatattgtactctcccaagcgcttggtacagtgctctgcataaacgctcaataaataccgttgaatgaatgaaaacagaaaaaACTCTGCAAGGATAAGAGGGTGTTGGTGGCACAGTGAAAACCAATACTGTTGCTATCCCATTCCTTCATGCGGGTTCTGCAACCTCAGGCCTGAGAGATTCAACATATATCTTCCCTGTCTCGACTGTaaatgggcagggaacccatttcccaactctgtggcactgtaataataataataatgatggcatttattaagcgcttactatgaacaaagcactgttctctcccaagagcttagtatggtgctctacacacagtaggcgctcagtaaatcccattgatggtaaataataataatgatgatggtatttgttcagcacttactatgtgtcaagcagtgttctaagcgatgtgacagatacaaggtaatcagatgggatacagtccctggggcaacctggggctcacggtcttaatcgccattttacagctgaggtaactgaggcccaaagaagtgaaatgacttgccctaggtcacagagcagacaagtggcggggccgggattagaacccagatccttctgactcacaggcctgggctctatccactaggccatgctgctcctcatgatgATAATTGATTCCCTAGGAGACTCCACGTTCCCCAAGCACCCAATACGGGACACTGTGTGTACAGGAAATGCTCAACAAAGACCACATACGTATAAGTAGCTAGGGGAGTGGGCACGATCAAGTGGAAAACGTTTCAATcactcaaccaatggtatttattgagtgcttattgtgtgcagaacactgactagggttgggagagtacagcagagtaggcagacacaatTTATCAgcccttccccaaggtcatggcAATGAACATGCGGCTGATCCCAGCAGACATCACAGCCCGTAATAAAATGTTGTAAATTGCATTTTGTATCTTCTCTTCACTCTTACTCTCCTACAACTTGATCCAATTTAAGCCCGGGTTGCTTCTAGGCCCTATTTTAGAGCTGCTTGACACAAGgagtatttttcttttttatggtatttgtccagcgcttacaATGAGTCGAGTACTGATCCAAATGCTGGCAAAGATAGAAGTCGATCAGgccggacccaatccctgacccacgcGGGACTcagtccatggcgtcactatgggtcggacatgacttgacagcataacacaacaacaacaacacaactTCAGGTACTAACGGCACTGCGCCTTAATGAGATTTGGGGtttctttttttaagcacttccagcTTCCAAGAGAAAGTGACTCAGTTTTGACAGCCAAAACTGTTCCAGGGAGTACCGCCAACTCAAAACCTTCAAACTAAATGATTTGCAATAATTCTGAAAAGTTGGGCTTTTGTCATTAATTGTGAAGATTTTTGGAAATGTGGGCTATCGTTCCTTTAACCCTTCatatgaaggggggggggggatttttttGAACCCTAGCTGAGTACCTCCTAAACTTAAAAGCAACCCTAATTCCAATTCGAACAGAAAGCTCTCAGCCAGAAACGCAACATACCTCTAAATTCTGACATTCCTGAGCCGAGTTGGTGGGTAGACCAATCCATTtgatttccttcttctccttagaGATAATATTCATGGCCATTAGGACATTTAAGGCATCATAGACACGTCGTCTTATATTCTTCTGGTCATAGGCCTGCTGAAGACAGTGTGCATTAATACAAAATATACAACGAAAAGGCCACGCACCTGTGACAAATGCTCTGACCGTCCAATTCCAAACCTGAGAGAACTCAAGCAGACAGTGAACACTTGTCATTTTAGACACCTGAGCCTTGTTCGGAAACAATTCACTCCACTACAGATCCAGATTAGCCCCCAACGGACAAGGAGGCTCAAATCCCTGAAAGGCTGGAGCTGGAGAACGAACAGAGGGGTAAGAGAAAGCTAGCGAACCAGGGTAGACAGAAAAGTCGATGACTCTTTCATCTGGAATGGATGGGGCCAGAGTCAAGAGGGAATCTGACCGAAGCCGAAAAAAATAATGAAAGACGTGGTGAGGCATACAAGAAACTAGCCCATCGCATCTCACAACATGATCACTGGGGCTTGTATAACTAAGACCAAAAAGTAGTGGGTTCCAAACAAAAAAGGAGAAAtcgttcctaataataataataatggcatttattaagcgcttactatgtgcaaagcactgttctaagcactggggaggttacaaggtgatcaggttgtcccacgggggctcacagtcttaatccccattttccagatgaggtaactgaggcccagagaagttaagtgacttgcccaaagtcgcacagctgacaagtggcggagccgggatttgaacccatgacctctgactccaaagcctgtgctctttccattgagccaatctgcttctcttatgtacatatgtacatatgtacatatgtacaacttatggttgtacatatttattattctatttatttattttacttgtacatttctatcctatttattttattttgttggtatgtttggttctgttctctgtctcccccttttagactgtgagcccactgttgggtagggactgtctctatgtgttgccaatttgtacttcccaagcgcttagtacagtgctctgcacatagtaagcgctcaataaatacgattgattgattgattgattctctgctgcttcttcacACAATACGGGTGACCCTGTAGAATTCATTACAACGGTGAGTTTGAGAGCTTACACAAATTCAGGGCTGAAAGATCTTGGAGGGCAAGTCTCTAACCAATGGACGGTCAGGCTGAAAATCATGATAAACGGTCCACCGATGACACCCTGCTGTCACCCCTGGGCAGCGGATAAGGAACTAAAGGgatcactgagaagcagggtggttcagtggataAAGCGCGGCCTTaggcatcagaaggaccgggttccaaacccggctccgccacgtctgctgtgtgaccttgtgcaagtcacttcacatctccgggcctcagttccttcatctgtaaaaatggggattaagagtgtgagccccatgagggacagggattgtgtccaactgacttgcaatctactccagtgtttagaacagtgcttggcacatggtaagctcttttGGGGTCACTCAATAAGCCGCACTGAGTAACGAACGATGGtatctactgagggctcaccgtgGGAGAGTTCAAAGGAGTAGGCAGATGTGATCGCATACGACGTTGGACCCCAGAACGCTATTAACCACCGCCCTTCAAAAGCGAAAGAGTCTCTCGGGTCTCTCGACTGCATTTACATTCCCATGGTCTACTTACTGATTCATTTGGTAAAATGTGGTTATCCGCGGCACTGAACTCTGCAACCAACTCATCTGCCACTTCGTTGTATGACGTGGTTCCTTTCCTCTGCACCTTCTCGCAAACTTTCATAGAGAAATGCCTCAGGCCCTTGccattct from Tachyglossus aculeatus isolate mTacAcu1 chromosome 20, mTacAcu1.pri, whole genome shotgun sequence harbors:
- the TFDP1 gene encoding transcription factor Dp-1 isoform X1, which encodes MAKDAGLIEANGELKVFIDQNLSPGKGVVSLVAVHPSSVNTLGKQLLPKTFGQSNVNIAQQVVIGTPQRPSAPNTILVGSPHTPNTHFVSQNQASDSSPWSAGKRNRKGEKNGKGLRHFSMKVCEKVQRKGTTSYNEVADELVAEFSAADNHILPNESQAYDQKNIRRRVYDALNVLMAMNIISKEKKEIKWIGLPTNSAQECQNLEVERQRRLERIKQKQSQLQELILQQIAFKNLVERNRQAEQQISRPPPSNSVIHLPFIIVNTSKKTVIDCSISNDKFEYLFNFDNTFEIHDDIEVLKRMGMACGLESGSCSAEDLKTARSLVPKALEPYVTEMAQGSISSVYVTSSGSASNGTRFSASDFTNGADSTLATSSNGSQYSGSRVETPVSYVGEDDDDDDDFNENDDDD
- the TFDP1 gene encoding transcription factor Dp-1 isoform X2, producing MAKDAGLIEANGELKVFIDQNLSPGKGVVSLVAVHPSSVNTLGKQLLPKTFGQSNVNIAQQVVIGTPQRPSAPNTILVGSPHTPNTHFVSQNQASDSSPWSAGKRNRKGEKNGKGLRHFSMKVCEKVQRKGTTSYNEVADELVAEFSAADNHILPNESAYDQKNIRRRVYDALNVLMAMNIISKEKKEIKWIGLPTNSAQECQNLEVERQRRLERIKQKQSQLQELILQQIAFKNLVERNRQAEQQISRPPPSNSVIHLPFIIVNTSKKTVIDCSISNDKFEYLFNFDNTFEIHDDIEVLKRMGMACGLESGSCSAEDLKTARSLVPKALEPYVTEMAQGSISSVYVTSSGSASNGTRFSASDFTNGADSTLATSSNGSQYSGSRVETPVSYVGEDDDDDDDFNENDDDD